A section of the Falco rusticolus isolate bFalRus1 chromosome Z, bFalRus1.pri, whole genome shotgun sequence genome encodes:
- the HSPB3 gene encoding heat shock protein beta-3: MAEAVIRHWVETPVRYQEQFAAQELEAHRLDHSLYALPGPSTAALSSRRCVTESTDGARNSVPEEENARFRVLLDVVQFRPEDIIIQTFEGWLLIKAQHGPRMDEHGFISRSFTRQYKLPDGVENKDLSALFCHDGILVVEMKNSVGEN; encoded by the coding sequence ATGGCAGAAGCTGTTATAAGGCACTGGGTGGAAACCCCCGTACGCTATCAAGAGCAGTTTGCTGCCCAAGAGCTGGAAGCGCACAGGCTGGACCACTCTTTATATGCTTTGCCGGGCCCTTCTACAGCTGCACTGAGCAGCAGAAGGTGTGTCACTGAAAGTACAGATGGAGCCAGGAATAGTGTCCCGGAGGAGGAAAACGCACGCTTTCGGGTCTTGCTGGACGTTGTGCAGTTTCGACCTGAAGATATCATTATTCAGACTTTTGAAGGCTGGCTCCTGATCAAAGCCCAGCACGGACCCAGGATGGACGAACACGGTTTCATATCCAGAAGCTTTACCAGACAATACAAATTACCCGATGGAGTGGAGAACAAAGACTTGTCTGCGCTTTTCTGCCACGATGGCATTTTGGTTGTTGAAATGAAGAACTCGGTGGGAGAGAATTAG